The DNA sequence TTGTACAAGCAGAAGCCGTACAAAATCTCATTGCAGCTAAAAACGACCTTGCTCTACATGCAGCTGAACAACAGCTACAAGGACAGCTTTCTTCCCGTATCTTTTTCTTTCAAAAGCAGCTGGTCGATATTGCAGCCATGTTAGAAGCCTGGGTTGACTTCCCTGAAGAAGACTTAGAATTTGCAAGTATCGAAAACGTAATTACTCAATTAGAAAACTTAAGAAAACAAATTTGCTATTTAGCAGCTACCTTTCAAGAAGGAAAATTGCTACAGTTTGGGCCCACTTTATGTTTAATAGGACCGCCCAATGCAGGAAAATCGTCTTTGATGAATGTTTTATTAGGTAAAGAGCGTGCCATTGTTACTTCTATTGCTGGAACTACACGCGATACCTTAGAAGAAGAGCTTCTTATAGGAAATTTGCATTTTCGTTTAATTGATACAGCAGGAATTCGAGAAACAAAAGAGATCATTGAACAAGAAGGAATCCGTCGCTCTAAAGAAGCCATGCAAAAAGCTGATCTTGTTTTGTTACTCTTAGATGCTTCTTTGCCTCTTTGTCCTCATGCAAACCAGCTACTATCTATTGTGGATGCTAAAAAAACCTTACTTGTATGGAATAAAAGTGATATTGCATCTATTCTACCTGATAGAGAGAATAGCTTGCTTATCTCTGCTAAAAACCAAACAGGTATCGAAGCGCTCAAGCAAAAAATTTCTCAAATGATTTGGCAAAAAGCACCTCCTTCTAAAGAAGAAGTACTTATTACCAACATTCGTCATGAAAAAAATTTGCTAAATGCTGCTATTTCGCTTAAAAGAGTCATCGATGGCCTTCATACTAACGTATCTCCTGAGTTTCTCTCTTTTGATCTAAAAATCTGTTTACAAGAACTAGGAGAAATTATCGGCCATGATATAACAGAAGATATCTTAACTGCTATCTTCTCCAAGTTTTGTGTGGGGAAATGAACAAAAAAACACGCGCACAACGCATTCAAGATATTTTACACCATTTATTCCCCGATCCTGCAATTCCCTTGCAACACCAAGATCCTTATACTTTATTGATCGCGGTAGTCTTATCTGCACAAAATACCGATAGAAAAGTAAATCAAGTAACCCCTGCTTTATTTGCAAAAGCCTCCACTCCTCAACAAATGCTTGCCTTAAGCATAGAAGAAATTGCCAGTATCATTAAACCATGCGGCTTAAGCAATATAAAAGCAAAATCTATTTGGAATCTCTCTAAAATCCTTGTTAAGCAATATAAAGGTAGAGTTCCAAACTCTTTATTGATTTTAAAAAAGCTCCCTGGCGTAGGGCATAAAACTGCATCGGTTGTCATATCACAAGGATTTGGCAAACCCGCTTTCCCTGTGGACACACATATTCATCGCTGCGCAAAAAGGTGGTTTTTAAGTCGAGGGAAAAACGTGGAAGAAACAGAAAAAGATCTTAAACGCCTTTTCCCTAAAAAAAACTGGAATAAACTTCACTTGCAAATAATCTATTTTGCAAGAGAGTACTGCCCTGCTCGCGGTCATAAAAAAGAGATGTGTCCCATCTGTCAATGGATCGATGAGCCTAGTGATTGACCCATTAATCCACGCACTTCTTGACTTTGAGCACTGCTCTTTAGTAGGTCCTGATCAAAATAAATCCGATTAGGTTCAAATAATAAAATCAGACAAGATCCTCC is a window from the Candidatus Rhabdochlamydia porcellionis genome containing:
- the mnmE gene encoding tRNA uridine-5-carboxymethylaminomethyl(34) synthesis GTPase MnmE, yielding MDQTIAAIATAPGEGGVAVIRVAGKQSIEIVAKVFSGPIHSYSSHTAHLGKIVNIDRVIIDEVLALVMRAPKSYTGEDVVEIHCHGGSLISRRVLETILEAGARAAGPGEFTFRAFIHGKIDLVQAEAVQNLIAAKNDLALHAAEQQLQGQLSSRIFFFQKQLVDIAAMLEAWVDFPEEDLEFASIENVITQLENLRKQICYLAATFQEGKLLQFGPTLCLIGPPNAGKSSLMNVLLGKERAIVTSIAGTTRDTLEEELLIGNLHFRLIDTAGIRETKEIIEQEGIRRSKEAMQKADLVLLLLDASLPLCPHANQLLSIVDAKKTLLVWNKSDIASILPDRENSLLISAKNQTGIEALKQKISQMIWQKAPPSKEEVLITNIRHEKNLLNAAISLKRVIDGLHTNVSPEFLSFDLKICLQELGEIIGHDITEDILTAIFSKFCVGK
- the nth gene encoding endonuclease III — translated: MNKKTRAQRIQDILHHLFPDPAIPLQHQDPYTLLIAVVLSAQNTDRKVNQVTPALFAKASTPQQMLALSIEEIASIIKPCGLSNIKAKSIWNLSKILVKQYKGRVPNSLLILKKLPGVGHKTASVVISQGFGKPAFPVDTHIHRCAKRWFLSRGKNVEETEKDLKRLFPKKNWNKLHLQIIYFAREYCPARGHKKEMCPICQWIDEPSD